The genome window CTTATTATAAACATTTTTATTCTACAATTTCTAATAAACGTCTTGGAGTAAAGAAAATAAAAAAGCGTTGAGGTCGAATATGGTATAAACCTTAGTGTGGGAAGATTGTACTGCTTGAAATGTCTACTAAAAAGACTTCTTTACGCAGTTATAGAAAAAATAATAGAAATTCTGGAAGTAATGTTCTTAACCGTCAAATTAAGCCTAAGACTCTAAATTTAGCATGGATTAGCGATATTACATATATTTGTACTGTAAAAGGAATTTGTTATTTATGTGTAGTTATTGATTTATTCTCGCG of Synergistaceae bacterium contains these proteins:
- a CDS encoding DDE-type integrase/transposase/recombinase: MSTKKTSLRSYRKNNRNSGSNVLNRQIKPKTLNLAWISDITYICTVKGICYLCVVIDLFSRKVIAWNVNSRQNTKLVYDTLLKA